The Malus domestica chromosome 10, GDT2T_hap1 nucleotide sequence TATAAATACAAAGCGGCAAACAATAAAAAGAGCctatccaattcaacacacaaactgccatgtgcaaaccctcgctctacgcgaaacctctcaacaaccttgagatttttagtttctttttcgccaacacatcttcagtttagataaacagcactgtgaaggcaaccaacaaacatcttcagtttggataaacagcactgccgCCGTAAAATCAGCCGATcgcgaagcaccttcagtttggataaacagcaatgCGTCAAGGCCGACTGGTTGTCTATTCAAGTCTCGGttgagaagggttttcgaatccttattggaaGAGGTCATCTCACGAGCCTTCTCGACGAAGTAAGGTGTTACGAATCACTAGACTCGGGGCATTGAACGCCGAgtggttttatgattggatactcacaagttaGGTTTGGAGTTCGGCATACTAACAGTCGAACCACATTTACGATTAAGACATACATTTGCTTTGAATATTTGTGTCCATATagtctggtgtcgattcggcgtgcttattgAAGATGTTCTATGTTCAAGTTCATTGGCATATTCAATAATGTCTCCACAACATCTTTCGTTGATGGCCAATTTATGTGCTCATATTCCATGCAATTTAGTGCAAGGTGAGAAATTCGAAATGCGGCTTTGGAAGGATATCTTCCCACCACACGGGGTCCATAAGAGCATCTTTAAAGAATGAGTTCAAATATCCACACCAACAATAACAGTAAAAATAGATAACTTAAGTGTTTTTCAACTGAAATATCAATTCTTACGTGGCATGACGTGGATTGACATCAAAGGTGGTTGCTTCAAATCTATttttagtattattattttttttttttttggttctaaaaatatttttttttttttgtaacaaacCATATTATCACACTAACGAGAAGGAAgtgagtttagcctcacaatgagttaacaataatgtgattcaaacttgcctttggtgagaatcatATCTaggacctctcacttacaagtggagGGAAATACTATTAGATTGTATGACTAAGTGGTTGTTCTAAAAATATTCATtacaattataaaataaataataatttaattttgacATATCGGGTgaagaacaaaatttaaaaataaataaaaaaagtgttacataagtcttcaaattcaaattttatgtttaaaatttgacatctcatttgaagATGGTGTAATATttctcaattttcttttgtttgaaaGAAATGATTTTGTTCAGTCTACTAAATTATGTTTTCCACTAAGAAGACTCTTAGTAAATTAATCGAATGCTCATTTTACATATAGGTGCCTATCTTGATCTTAGTGCACTTCAATATTTGATGCAAACTTTAATTACAAAGAAGAAAATTTCAACCGAACATGAATCTTTctgttttttataaaatatatttagGGTCGAGAGTGATATAATTAGTATGGGAAAATGAGATGGTTCGGGTCAATTGCATCCATTGCCCCTACCTTGGTTCGCTAGTGGATGAATACAAAATTTAACAACATGATTATGTTTCAGATATACTCGAAAACCACTAATATCTAGTCTAAATTCTAAAGTGAGAAGGAAAATTCATTTAGACAGTGACCCACTTGTGTTTCATGCATAACGCACTTTAGACAAGTTGTACTCGTACTAAATTCATGCCGGCTCGGCCCATTGTACACTCTGTATTATGAAtaagaaatgtttttttttcaaaaaaactgttattagcacttcaaaaaaaaatatgataaattacattttaccataTCACGTTTATGCTCATTTTAATTTACTTGTCATTCCTCAAACCCTTGCAAGCTCTCACACTAGTTATTGGAGTTTGGCAGAACCCTAGCAAATCCCCATCTTTTTCCTAGTCCTCTTCCTCTACCTCTTGGATTCTATCTACTTCAAGCTTCAACCACTAAAAGGGTCTTCTCTCTCCACTATCCAAGAAACAATGGAAGAAAAAGGGGTCGTGGACTTTGTTATGCCCTAGAGTTTTGTAAGTGGACGACTTCAAAAGGGGCTGTACTTGTGCCAAAATTGTGTCAGCTCAGCCCGTTCTACATTCCGTATTATGAATGAGAGTTCAATATCTCAAATGTTATGTTGTTAGATTGCTGTTCTAAAATACTGATAACGTTTATgcttattttaaatttataactCAAATTAATATTCTACTAACAACTATTATAAAATGCATTAGTGTAAACATCACTATTATAAATTAATGggattttttaactttaatcattcaagaagattaaaatttaaaataaacctagtattagattacatattgattatagTCCCTAGatgtgtccttaattcaaaataattaatgtgcattttatttaatgtctctcattaaatattttaatttattttttgacctaaaaaaaagtttattttttaaatttattaattttatttaacatttttcaaacttgaaagtctcaattaatgtacctaaatgtatgtatcgaaatgtattatattggactaatgtatttaaatgttagtaccgaaatgtatgtactgaaATATATGATCTGAAatgtattaaattaaattaatgtccctaaatgtgtgtaccgaAATTTTattaccaaaatgtatgtaccgaaatatattatattgaattaatgtacctaaatgtttgtatcgaaatgTGACAACCATCCCTAgttttacgattttataaatttttaaaatgtgaatttacgaaaatacccTAAAGGCGAAGGCTTTGACTTCTGTTGACCATTGGTTAGAGAgacgtatgacttattcttgtAGCATATCCCCGTAGTACTCGTTGGTACGAACGCATAAAGGAAaaccgtttgcgagtccggattataacggtatagttacgaacATTTGAAATTTGTTACTTGTTAGTTTAATTTTGAACTCCCACTAGGTGGCAATAGTGgaccaattaaattaaaaggaCCAAGCAACCAATGAAAAAAAGAGAttaaggagggaaaggagggaaccaatctttttttttttttttggacccaTGTACCCAGACCACCCAACCTGTTCGGTCGGGGTTATTCCGGCCAATTTCCACTCATTTTCCCGGCGATTCATGTCGAATTAACACTTAGGAAACACTCTATGACCTTTCCTCTACCAATTACAAACCAAAATTTATGGAGTTTGGCTTTGATTTGATGAAAACCATACCCAAGGGTGAGATGAACCCGTGTCTTCGATCCTCCAAATCTGAAATGATTTCATCCAATTACTGCCACCATTAGACTCTCCTTGAggtctagaacaaagcccaaatatTGGTTGGAGTGTCGGAGTTGCTTTGGagtcgaatcaagaacacccaaattcaagggtttccgacgggttttGGTAAAATTGAGGCTTTTCTCTGCCAAATTGGCTTAGTCATAAGTATGAAAGTTATtccactcattgagatcttcattcctgtaaattttggtaatttttggaaatagttggattttccggcgagtcgggaCGGCAGCGCGTGCGGCGGTGCATGGCCAGGGGACCATCgatgttattcttaggctaaattagatgtcttgaattcagttttgGTGATTGTATATCGTAGGTTGATCGTTTggacctaaattcattaagataCGTTACTTGGTAAAGATGTGAATCGACAATCCGACCGttagatcgtcaccaaactttaatacatcaTAGtaagtaatatttgaggaccataggaacttacggatcgggaatccgtggtacggatcttcccgaattggatttgtaagttcttaaaataaaatgttaaccgccacttggttttggcaattgatggagatccgaccgttggattgtaatggaactttaggatgttgttctagaagtataatgtggatctttggaagtaaggGATTGGAAATCCGTGATGTGGATCTCTTGAATCGAACtacgtagggatgtgttttacatcaattatgtattttatcggTAAGAACtctgagacgtgatttgataattgttttaggCGACGATGGTTCATGATGTCTCAATATTTGTGCTAGGGAGTCATAGcgcggacctcaggtgagtgggtcatttcctttctatcgtgtgtgtgtgtgtgtatatatatatatgtatgtatgtatgtatgtatgtatgtatgtatgtatatatatatatatatatatatatgattgataattccacaacagttataaattgattattgcatataattactgtgaatgctttgaagtactattgtgaactacgaatggtttgatccctgtttagggtacgtaggcagtctaacgaaacATTAGATGCAGTCATACAATAATTGAGGCAATAGCCTTGTCTAGGGAATTGagtaatgtgagggacattggtggaaaatatgagatttaaccttatgatttggtggttaaatgttggtcataaatcaatgtgtgaagaatcaagaatttgaagtaaggaaacgtaagtaataataattaattaaactagtgtctagtTGGGCTTATCACCGATAATTATTTCCTAAAATAAATAGTTTGGGAGTAGGGTGTTACAACTTATGCATTTTTTTACACCATAttatgtgtgtgcgtgtgtgtatatatatatatatatatatatatatatgtatgtatacaaTTGAAATTGCTATAACATGTTTGAGTATCAGATTGCATCATGGATTATCCATACGTATATtacctgcacataattattgtaaaTGCTTGGAAGCGCGAAGGTGAACTCAGgacacacaggtaagttcaggtgaatttatagtattagttgaaatgatggagttatgaCATGATTACATTTTATTCGGAACGATCGAGTGATGTCATGACTATATTATCTTTTAAGCAACTCCAACACTGTCGTACGGGTTGCccatgagtcgtacatgttatGTTGAGATGCATTGATagttcataaacctgcaccccggtgttggTGCTCTCGCCCGTGGCTAGGGCACAATCCTttacgtgatgttcacctcccgcaccttacgttcaccttggatccaaggtaggtgcacaatcatgttgtacataccactttaggtgactccgacttatgagctagcatatgtgatgagatatggatgagttatacaagtcactataggtgactccgacttatgagctagcatatgtgatgagatatggatgagtcaTACAGGttactataggtgactccgacttatgagctagcattgattgatgagatatggttgtagttgtacaggtcaccataggtgactccgactggcgTGCTAATATGGGTTATTAGGCacttgattatttatattgatAATGAGATGATGCGATGtggtatacttctggatttaATGTTAGTATTATTTTGATTTCATGTTTATCCGTACTATGATATTCTAGAAGCTAAATAGGTGTTACGGTGAGGGACTACATCGTTTAGAAGACCTTTATTAAAGCTTTATTTTCTGGTCACTCACTCTTGTTTTTATCCCTCCAGGTCTAGTAGCAAAGCTtttgtatcgacgaggattcgtggcaagtcttggtattggagattaccctTGATGGTAGGATTTTCAATCcactttactgtactttacttatgctctgacgtcacatatgaaatgggttcatttccACTCATGGTGCACTCTTGTATTTatgcacttttaggtttaaatttattcacatttttccacatcatcatactttatggcttcgtcaccttccaggtgttggccggcacagctcgattcggagtcctagtggacatccagggtcggggtgtgtgagaaatgtatgtacctaaatgtttgtacctaaatatatgcaccgaaatgtattataatgaatttaatgtacctaaatgaagaagacaaacaaaaattagtttatctaaacgtttacaacaaaatatattacaataaatgaaatgaaaatgataattgtaatgaaataaaattaatacattaaaattaggaagaaaaagagaaataaataaaaaatgcaaatgtaattaataactgaggttattaatgtatcaagggactaaaattatattttgatcttactcatggttttaGTCTAAAAGTCATCTTTGCCAATGATTAGAATGAAGTTTTCCATAAATTAATTCCCTGCTGAGGTAACAACGCTCAAAGAATTTCTTCAGCTTTTGATTTTAAGAGTGCAGAATTGTTAAATTACAAAATACAGAAGGTAAACTGACAATAAAATATTTGTCCTTGAATCTTTGAACTTTGACAACAAAATGGAAGGGCAAATTTCCCTTCCAGAAAACTATAACTAATGACTCTTGTAACAAGTTTTGAAGCTCGATCAACACAATAATTACAGTTTCACTGTTCACGTAACGTACCCagtttaacacaaaattaacATAATCTAACCTCCCAGGAGATACATaaatgaattaattgaaacttttTGACACGATATTTCCTGACAGCAGTCGTACTAGAGTTACCTCACTCGAGCCTGGGGTGACTGTTGGTAGCCTTGAAATCCATCTTGCCTGGGGTGAAGTGGAGAGCGGAGATGCAAAGGCTTCTGTCCTTGTCGATGAGCCATAGGATGAGTAGAACGAGGCCTAGGCTCCCTTGTAAGTTCTTTGACAGATTCAATCCGTTCCAATTTCTCCACGACATCTTTCATTGATGGCCTGTTTCTGTGTTCAGATTCGATGCAATTTAGTGCAAGCTGAGAAATTCGAAATGCGGCTTTGGAAGGATATCTTCCCTGTAGGTGAGGGTCCATAAtgcttttcaattttcttttgtctGAAAGAAATGGTTTTATCCAGTCTACTAAATTGTGTTTTCCAGTTGGACGAGTTGTATCAAGGGCCCTCAAGCCTGTCAATATCTCGATCAAAACAACACCAAAACCATACACGTCGCTCTTCACATACAGATGCCctgttaaattaaacatgatatGAGGAATGTCATGGCAAGAACTTGAATTTTGTAATTGGCCTAATACTTATGCCAAACTCACATCAAAATGTTGAACCTTAACACCAATTCATGCAAATTCCATAAGTTACGTAGAATTACCAGTGGCAACATACTCAGGAGCAGCATAACCATATGTACCCATAACCCGTGTTGTCACGTGCGACTGACTAGCTGAAGGACCCATTTTTGCCAAGCCAAAGTCGGATATCTTGGCAGTATACGACTGCAGTACAACCAAAAGTTAAAAATATGtcaaatttttcttctttttttcgacCTAcagcttttgatttttttttatttcaatgaGTATTTGTTTTCTTACTAAAATTCACACTTAAAACCTACCCCCAAATCCAACCTCCCGAGTCAATCAATTGACCTAAAGCCTAAGAGTAACgttgttttagtttttattttttatggttcTGTGACAGTGTGCATATTTTAAATAGACATGATTCTATTCACAACAGTTTGGTGGATAATAATATGTGGCACAGGTAAGGGTTGAATATATGGTAAGAAAATAAAACATATGAGCCTTTCTTAGCTTAGTTCTTGATAACTGTTCAATAGTCAAATAGAATTTTACCGCGTCAAGAAGTATATTTGAAGCTTTGAAATCTCTATAGATAACTTGCTTCTCTGATGTATGTAAGAATTCCAGGCCTCGAGCAGCTCCTATTGCAACTTTAAGCCGTATATCCCATGGAAGTGGCTGAACAGCCGATCCCCCTGCAAAAGTAGAGAACATGAAGTGtaaggtgaagaatgaacttgcTATATTTGTAAACAGCATTGCCTgcacataggaaaatgcttgcATGTATAACTAGTAATGTGGAAACTTATTTATCCTTACTTCCAAATAGATGGTTTTCCAAGCTACCCTTTGGCATGTACTCGTACACAAGCAGCAGCTCTTTATCCTCCCAACAGTATCCGAATAGCTTAACAAGATTAGGATGAGATAGTCGCCCTAAGAAATTAACCTCTGACTGCACCAGCAAAGAACAAGAATAGGATGAGATAGTCGCCCTAACTAAATTGACTTGATGCACTGCTTATAAACTTTATGGTTCCAGAAGACTGATAAAACAGGCCAGATGTCCTTGAAAATGTACGGATTTAGGTGTGTGCACCATGCACGCCAGGAATGCTAGAGAGAGATTATGGCTTGAGTTGAGGGATTTGGGGAAAAGAACTCGCTTGAGTTGGCCCTTTTTTAATTCAAACTAGAATCCGACCAAACCAAATTTGAAGAAATTGTATATCATGGAATTGTTTTATCATCTGTAGAACTCTATATCTCCCTTAAATTGTTGTGGACTCAGGGCACCAGCTGCATTAACCAATTGAAACCCTGCCCTCCTACACGAACAGTGGATACCAGTGTTTGACACAACGAAAATATTTATGTACAGTTTAATTTTGGTAAAGGATTAGTATTTCACCTTCCATTTTTTATTAACATATCTAATCAGAACTGCGACTCTTATGATCTCGTTCGCTTGAACAAGTTAAAGTGCTAATACCAAACAATTAAACATCACCAATTATAATCATTTCCTCAAGTGCAGTCAATTTACCTGCCATTCCTCAAACCCTTGCAAGCTCTCGGAACTCAATTTTTTCACAGCAATGACTGTTGATTTTCCTGACTTGGTCGGCGCCTTGTCATCAAGCCAGCCTTTGAAGACCACCCCAAAACCTCCTTCCCCAAGCACCGTATCTGATCTGAAGTTTCTGGTTGCAGCCTTCAACTCCAAGTAACTGAAGATCCTCAAGTTTGGGGTGGGCAAGATCTGCCCATGTGCACTGGCCTCATCACCGCTTGCCGCGGAGAACTGGCTATTCCGGGATACAGTACTCGCCCCTGAAGATGTGTTATTACTGGTTGTCTGAGATATGTTGCTGATCACTGAAGAAGCAGCACAGAGTCAGAAAATCACACTCAAAATGAAAAACACATGGAAAAAAATTTCCCATTTGACATGCAGCAACGTTCCTAGAAATCCAATAGCCACAATATTCATGATTTAATAATGAGAAATACCAAGGAGACTTTCTTAAAAGCGGGACTCTTCAACATTTcatgtatttagcacaatgttttataataatATTAACGCAGAAATTAACGTCAAATTGTGAGGTGAGAAAGAATTCACGAAGAATCCCATTTTGAGAGTCACCTTGCCATTTACTGGTCAATGAAACAGTTCAGAAACATAATTTGCAGCTCAATTAATGATGGGCATTTCTCAAAAACTAGTAAcaacaaaaacccaaatcaaaagttgaaaaattaatgaaatcaacaaaaatccaaatttaATTGTGGGCTTTACCTGTACTGAGATCACCAGTAGTTGCTGGTGTCGGGTTTCTAACTGGAGAACCCCAACAAAtccccatcttcttcttccttttcctcttcctcttggATTCTACCTCCTCCAAGCTTCAACCACTAAAAGGGtgctctctccccctctcctctatctctctctctctctctctctctctctctctctctccagtaTTCCAGAAAATGATGAACAAAAGGGCTCTGACTTTGTTATGCCTGTGGTTTTTGCGAGCCAATTTAGCATAAAAACAGTAAAAAGGGAAGCAAACGAATAAAGACCAAGTCTTTAAGAAGAAACAAGGTGAAGAGCTTGGTGGGGTAATGCAGAATTGCCAGACTCTTGTTCCAAGTCAACTACCGTGGGCAATGTGACTCAGCTCGGTCAGACACAGAATTTCCATTCAAATGAAGAAACCAgagagacaaataaattaataatttaacgCTATTATTGTTAGATGGCAGAGAAATATGAGTAATTGTGCTCAACTATGGCCCAATAGAGTGTTGATTATAAATTCTTGAAATTGTTATATTgtgaaataataatttttttagttaacTTCGTTTGAActtcatttatttttatctttttaaactttttattttaaatataagttttagcggagttagtaaaaaaaaactattattctACGTTACAATActctcaaaattttaatttatacatcAAGTATAAATTGAGCCAAACTTCAAAAATCAAATTTGCTCCAATCAAATTATCTAGTACTAAACGGCTACAGTTTAATAGTTGAGAGATCAATCCTCacaaatttttaaattatatatcAAGTATCAATTGagctaaaattcaaaaatcaaatttgCTTCAATCAAATGATCTCGTAGATAGTACGTTGTCCCAAACAAAAGAGACCATTCTGTTCTACCCAGTACCTACAAAAGAAATTCGTCACCcctattaaattaaaattttgttatCACTGTGCTCCTTGACGTTGACTTCCTGTTTGTTAAGAATTGGTTTTGGAATGGCCTGAATGGGAAAGAAATAATCTCCGGATCTCTTCGACAAATGTCACCGGATCAAGTGATCTGAgcatttgaaatttcattcaacgGCCCACCTATTTTGATCtcttaaaaactataataattttttgcgTTCAATGAGATTTCAAAGACCCGGATCACTTGATTTGGTggccttggtggaagagatcctaAGATGATCTCTTTCTGTCTGATTAGACCAGAAAATTatagattattaaagaattttaaaataatagaaATTAGAATGacggaattttattttttagaatttgtaagttttcttgtttggttaatttAACTATGGAATTTGAATacaaaatttgttatttttgaaCTCTCACTCACAAAAATTTAGAAATAACACATGTTTACATAGAATTTAAACTTAAGAATGGAGTcctaaattttaagttttttccacgcagaaattctaaattttcatgtttaggaatccaaacaagagaattgACACATGtcatcaatttataaattcttacTTTTGccaaaatttcaagtttatttctcttatccaaacatagtgtaagtgTTTTTTTCAAGAACTATGATACGTTTGAcagaaaaattatataaaatttggGTTGTAAAAGTGTTTCTTTTTAGAGAAGCACCTCGATCGCATATTGTTGAATACATTTCACATACTTCATACAcatcatatatgtttttttaattaaaatttatcttaatacaccctacATATCTTCCCATAATATCATCACGCTCACTCTTAATGTACACCTCCCATTTAAACAGCTCAGCATATATAAAACTGAACTACAATGAAAATTCATCAACCATGACATTTTAGGGTTTATGCCAGTTTCTTGAGGATCAGTGTAACACACATTTTGGGTGTGCTACCTTTACCAATCCAAGATGGAAAGAGAAGTGGGGAGGAAAAACAAAAGGATTAGGATACTCCTAAACGAAAAGGGAAGCCAATCAGATATGTTTACGCATCATTAACCGTACTTTTTTCAAGATATATCTCATTCATAATGCAGGCATGTCAATGTCATTGAAATATATCAAGCAAATAAATCACAACTATTTATTAAGATATCAATCAATTTGCATAACGATGTTGttgaaatcactaaaacaatgaaaaaaatatgaagtcttacctcatgtgaagctttcAAAATGTC carries:
- the LOC103445222 gene encoding probable serine/threonine-protein kinase PIX13, translated to MGICWGSPVRNPTPATTGDLSTVISNISQTTSNNTSSGASTVSRNSQFSAASGDEASAHGQILPTPNLRIFSYLELKAATRNFRSDTVLGEGGFGVVFKGWLDDKAPTKSGKSTVIAVKKLSSESLQGFEEWQSEVNFLGRLSHPNLVKLFGYCWEDKELLLVYEYMPKGSLENHLFGRGSAVQPLPWDIRLKVAIGAARGLEFLHTSEKQVIYRDFKASNILLDASYTAKISDFGLAKMGPSASQSHVTTRVMGTYGYAAPEYVATGHLYVKSDVYGFGVVLIEILTGLRALDTTRPTGKHNLVDWIKPFLSDKRKLKSIMDPHLQGRYPSKAAFRISQLALNCIESEHRNRPSMKDVVEKLERIESVKELTREPRPRSTHPMAHRQGQKPLHLRSPLHPRQDGFQGYQQSPQARVR